Proteins encoded in a region of the Haloarcula sp. CBA1129 genome:
- a CDS encoding helix-turn-helix transcriptional regulator — MTTYHDLTGFQRDLLEAIAAVDDKPYGFALKDYLDERYANPINHSRLYQNLTQLADQNLVNREELDARTNEYTLTDAGTQLLQYHADTIASLCDQPRPGAGESQR, encoded by the coding sequence ATGACGACCTACCACGACCTCACGGGCTTCCAGCGCGATCTGCTCGAAGCCATCGCCGCCGTCGACGACAAACCCTACGGCTTCGCACTCAAAGACTATCTCGACGAGCGCTACGCCAACCCGATCAACCACAGCCGCCTCTACCAGAATCTCACACAACTCGCCGACCAGAACCTCGTCAACCGAGAAGAACTCGACGCCCGCACCAACGAGTATACGCTGACTGATGCTGGCACACAACTCCTCCAGTATCACGCCGACACGATCGCTAGTCTGTGTGACCAGCCTCGGCCCGGCGCCGGAGAGTCACAGCGATGA